The Sesamum indicum cultivar Zhongzhi No. 13 linkage group LG2, S_indicum_v1.0, whole genome shotgun sequence genome contains a region encoding:
- the LOC105155940 gene encoding tobamovirus multiplication protein 2A → MACRGFWECLLKLLNFLLILVGLAMIGYGVYLFVGYKNAASTDDDVPISPTSEQFVQLGRPMLLGVSLADNIFDKLPKAWFIYLFTGIGAVILFIACCGCIGTATRNGCCLTCYSVLVILLILVELGLAAFIFFDKSWKEEIPNDKTGNFDMMYEFLEKHWKIIKWVALGAVILEAVIFLLALIVRAANRPADYDSDEEYIGGPRQQIRQPLINRQPVPATGVPVAGTLDQRPSRNDAWSTRMREKYGLDTSEFTYNPNESNRYPQAATQPQEERSRCIIM, encoded by the exons ATGGCGTGTAGGGGATTCTGGGAGTGCCTGTTGAAGCTTTTGAATTTCTTGCTAATTCTTGTGGGTTTGGCGATGATTGGGTATGGTGTATACCTCTTTGTGGGGTATAAGAATGCTGCTTCAACTGATGATGATGTCCCAATTTCCCCAACAAGTGAGCAGTTTGTACAGCTTGGTCGGCCTATGCTATTAGGAGTGTCTTTGGCTGATAACATTTTTGACAAACTCCCCAAGGCATG gtttatttatcttttcacCGGAATTGGTGCAGTTATTCTCTTCATTGCTTGTTGTGGTTGCATTGGAACAGCTACACGGAATGGCTGCTGCCTCACTTGT TATTCAGTACTGGTGATCCTGTTGATTTTGGTAGAGCTGGGATTGGctgcttttatctttttcgaCAAAAGCTGGAAAGAG gAAATTCCAAATGACAAAACTGGAAATTTTGATATGATGTATGAATTTCTGGAGAAACACTGGAAAATTATCAAATGGGTTGCTCTTGGAGCTGTCATACTAGAG GCcgttatatttttgttggcACTTATCGTAAGGGCTGCAAATCGACCAGCAGACTATGATAGTGATGAAGAATATATAGGTGGTCCCAGGCAACAGATCCGGCAGCCTTTGATAAATAGACAACCTGTTCCAGCCACGGGTGTTCCTGTTGCTGGCACCCTCGATCAGCGTCCAAGTAGGAATGATGCTTGGAGTACACGTATGAGGGAAAAG TACGGGCTGGACACGTCGGAATTTACATACAACCCTAATGAGTCAAACAGGTACCCGCAAGCTGCTACACAACCACAGGAGGAAAGAAGTCGCTGCATTATAATGTGA